DNA sequence from the Callithrix jacchus isolate 240 chromosome 13, calJac240_pri, whole genome shotgun sequence genome:
AcattaacaacaaaaattaattgatCTGAGGAAGAGCAGTATGAAAATATTCTCATGTAGCgctgtccaacagaactttcttTGGTGACGGAAATGTTCGTTATCTTTGTGCTAATATAGAATCTACCAGCTGCATgaatacttgaaatgtggctaatccaactgaggaaatgaatttttcatataatttaattaaaatttaaatagtcaTATGTGACTAGTGGCTCCTGAAAGAACAATGCAGTTAATTCTTCATGGGTCAAAACCAGTGGTTTATTTGGTGGACTTCTCCAACCAGTGCTATGGGATTGAGGCACGAGTgttgaaggagaggaaagaaccCACCAGACTTATTTGGCCACTTAAACAAGACCCCAAATTCCCCACTGGTTCCCAAGGCAGGGAACAGCACAACCTGCTGTGAAGGGTATGAGGAAGGACTCTGAGGGAGGCATCACTAGGAGCTTCCAACTCCTGGCTAATGTCAGTGGGaccaaaaaacttaaaattttggtCATTCAGCTGGAAAGAGGCCTATGGTTCCACATACAGAACTGGAGGTCACTCCCAAGGGCCATCTGTGCATGGAAACCACCACTCTGGAGCTGCTGGGGAGTTGGAGGGAGGGGTGCTCACTTCCGGACAGGGTTTCCAGAGCCAGAGGAGGATTTAGAATTGGAGGAAGTAGAGGGACCAGAGGGTCCTGAGGACCCTTTCTGGGTACCTGAAGGCTGCACAGGCCCTTTCTTTTTTGGGATTATGATCTTGTTCTTGCTCTTAAACACTTTGCTGGGATCCAGTTTATTCACAAAGGAGTCGGTCTCTTCTGTGAGGAGGTTTGTGTTGTAGTTGATGGGTTTATACATGCTGAACCATTGCTGTAGGCAGAATTGGGAGAGAAGGTCACAATTCAAAGAAGAAATGCCATTCTGTGTGCTGTTTTGGGGGGATGCGGGACAGCTGGGAACAGGAAGCAGGTACATTTTCATGAAAATCTACCTAAAAATctatttgcttttcctttaagTGGAAGTGATGACAGATCCCATCAACCTCCGGTAAGATACACACATTGCTTTATGAGGTCTCATGACGTTTAAGataaatacaatatgagaactaaGAATCTGAGCACATTTCCTTCTGATCTAGTGAGTCCTGAACCTGGGTTGCTAGATTCCAAAGCTCTAGAGGACAGGGTCTAATTATTCTGCCTTCAAACCAGCTACTCCCCATCAAGTGGATTCTGGCAGCATCATTCCCCCAGGAAAGGTAGGAGGCGGGCCACTGTGGGCCTCTGCTGAGGGGTGCTGTATCTGTTGGTGTTCTGTTTCCTACTGTTTTTTTAGGCAGCTGAGGGTAAAGGGCATCCATATTTATCTACCTTTTAAATCACAGCTGCCTCCCAATGTTAACCAGATAACTGTTATAATTATGTGACATTTGAAGAAAATGAAGCCTACTAGATGAATACATACATGGTACAGTGAGCTGGAGCTGAATTCCTAACTTGCTGCTAATTTAGAGCTGCAAGAAACCACCATGAAAGAGCCCGGATGAGCTCACTCTAGTCAAAAGATTTTCCAGCTACACTTGATATTTTCAAACCTGGCATCGGTATGTCTGAAATGGTGACCAGACCTGTAATATAAATGAGGGACactcacacaatggaatactctgTAGCCACTGAAGAGGACAAGTGCTCTAAATGCACTGAAAGGTGATAAGCTCCAAGATGGAATGTTATGGGAAAAGAGCAAGATGCAGAATAATGTGGACAGGACATTATACTTGTGATTTAGAAAAAAGGAATGACAAAAATGTGCATGCATGCTTTATGTGCGATGAGTATCTTGGGAAGGGCACACAGGAAACTCTTAATAGCAGCTGCCACTGGGGAAGTACACTTGGAGAACAGGGGAGTGAGAGTCTGACTGTGTACTCTTCCTGGGTGCATGTACTGCCAACCCAGATCAACCCATCAGATATAAACTAtccaataaaatttaattaaaaataaagctcccCAGTTAATTCTGAGGATCAGTCAAGTTTGGAAACCACTTAACTAGATGAGTATAAAGTAAGGTTTTCCACTGGAATCACCTGTCTTGTTTATTGAACATGTAGGTTCCTGGGCCCCACCCTAGATCTCCTGAGTCAGATGGGGAAGTTGGGAACCTGCAACGTAACCATTTCCTCAGATTTTGGTGTATACCATAGTTTGCGATGGCAGGCGTTCCTCCCTTACCTTGGCCTGTGGGCTAATGCCATAGCTGGTGAAGGCATATTGCCACTGGGGCAGGCCCAGGTGGGTGATGAGCAGGCGGTAATAGGCAGTAAAGGTGTCTGTGAGAAAATGCCAGTACAAGGCTCTGTCCAGAAACCATATCTCAGTGTCTTCTGCTAATGCTGAAATggaagacaaagggaaaaaaagacaaggaataccttaacagttttttcttttgaactaTAAAAGGTTATACTCGtggtttagagaaaaaaatcccaacagacagaatgtaaaatataaagtaaaagttCCCCTTCTGCCCCACTTCTAACCCTCTAGTCTCATTTTCTAGCGGCCACTTTACCAGTTCCTTTGATACTCTTACAGATTTTTGATAGATCAGTTGATTGCTCTATCCGTTGGTCTCTGACCACCTGGAAGTACATTCAGGCTATCTAAGAAGGTGCTGCTCCTTTTCTGTGTGGAATCAGTGCTCCCCTCCCTCAGTGGGTGTGCACATTGTGATCTCAGCTTTCCTGACAGAAGACCACTGAATGGCTTgggtttttcttgaagaggtctctaTCAGTGCCATGAAAAACCACCACAAAGGAGACTAGCCGAGTTCACTCCTGGGAGTCTTGCCTATGCTGTGGTGTGATGTCCTGCCTCGCAGTTTCtgactttccattctttttttttgagacagagtttcactcttgttacccaggctggagtgcaatggcgcgatctcggctcaccacaacctccgcctcctgggttcaggcaattctcctgcctcagcctcctgagtagctgggattacaggcatgcgccaccaggcccagctaattttttgtatctttggtagagacggggtttcatcattttgaccaggatagtctcgatctcttgacctcgtgatccacccgcctcggcctcccaaagtgctgggattacaggcttgagccaccgcgcccggccctgactTTCCATTCTTACTACTTCAAGCCTGTCCTACTTCATCTGCTGTCTAGATAGCTGTAACATCTCCTTAAGTGGCCTCCATTATCCATCCAGTCTCTTTCTTTGACAAAACTGCTAGTGGTCATGATCTCTGCCATTCTACTCAACAACCTTCATTGActccccactgtcttccacattatGTACAAACTCCTTTGCTTGGTTTTCAAAGCTCTGCATGAGAGAGAGCAATTGGCCTTCTGGCTTAATCTCCTCCTCATCCCCAACATGAACCATGTGGCCCACTGAATTGGAAGTGTCATTCCCCACAAATCAGATGTACTTTCTAATGGCTTGGCTTTTGCCCATTTGTCCCTTGGCTTGGGTTCCCCTTTGTCTCTTTTACTCCACCaaatcctcctccccaccctgtaTCTAATTTCTGCCCCACAGTTCAAGATGCAGCTCTAAGACTATTTTGCAACAATTCCTCGAGCTGGATGATTTGTCCTTCCCCCAGAGGTAAATCCCAGTGTCTGTATCCTCTCATCCCTACCAGACAGCTAGCTGAAGAGGGCTTGACATTGTCCAGCTATGTAGTTTCACAGTCCCTAAGCTAGGGTCTGAAGGGCTCTTAGGGGCTAGGTGGCAGCTGCTGCTTGAGGGCAGAGGGGCTTTTAATTTCCCATCTGGGGTCTTGAGGTCTAGTAATTcaggtttttgttgctgttaattGGCCTACATATAGAGgtataaaatgaaagataaaaggcAATGCACTTTCTGGATGCTTATCCAGTGCATGAACTTGCTGTCAGAGTCTATAACAAAATGTCTATTTCTTTTAGTTTACACTCCCATATTACCCTAATCCCATCTACTATTTTGCAATGACTCACAAATGAAGGTGGATAAAAAGACTAGTAATTAGCCCAGAGGAAGATGTTCAGAGAGAACCAAAGGCATTTCTGGGTTTGGGACACACAAGAAACCTGGGAGCATGTCAACAGGCCAAGGAGGTATGTGTCTCCTAAGCCATGGCTGACAAACAAGGTCAGACAAGACCCTAGTCAAACTACAGGACCATGCTTGTAAACGATTCTTACCTGGTTTCCCACTTTTGTAGACAAGGCAAACTTTCCCATTCCCATTGCATGAATCCAGCTCAAATATCACACTGCGAGAGTCAAAGTGAGGCTTCTCTGGCTGATCGTCACTGGCTGCAAACCCAGAAGTTAATGGTAATGTTCAAACAAACTCAACTCAAACACATACTTACATATCCAACTTTGCTAGactgaaaaaaaacagaaggaaaaagccTTATCTCAGACATATACTTAAgtagtattttcaaataaattctgtATTTGGATTAAAGCCCTGAACTCATTCATGGACTAGGCCTTCTGTCTGGGTTTCCCTATCAGCAACAGTGTCAGGGAATCTGGGAAAAGGAGGCATGAGGAAAGAAACTGAACTTGGGAGTGGGACCCCAGAGCAATCTGAATGGCTTGATGCTGACAtaacttcatttcctttcctgAGATTGTTTATTCTATAAAAGTGGGATAGCAAACACATGATCTGATTCTTGCTTTCTGTGCAATACCATGGAGAAGCCCTTTAAGTCATGTGGCATAACTCTAATtcgttatttttaaatgactgtttCATAGTCTGTGGGAATGAAGTACCCTCATTTATTCCAACATTCCTCTATTGAGAGGCATTTGCCTACCATTACTTGTGAATGCTACAATAATCTTCTCTGTATATGCCCATATATTCTGATGTTTTCATTATATGGGACAGATATCCTGCAATAGAATAGATGTTGCCAGATTGCTTTTCATAAAGGCTGTTTTCAAGATCCAGGAAGATAGACTAGAAATCCTTTGtttttgaaagacattttcaatgggtatagaattctaggttgatttttttttttttttttttttttgagacagggtctccactctgtcacctgggctggagtgcagtggcatgtgaaAATGGTTCattatagcctcaacctcctgggttcaagcaagcctcctgcctcagactcccaagtagctggggaccacaggtgtggtcactacacccaggtaatttttaaatttttttgtagagatggagttttgctatgttgcctaggctgatctcaaactcctgggctctagcgatcctctggcctcagccccctaaagtgctgggattagaggtaggAACCACTGCACTAgcctattttttcctttgagtattTTATCTCACTTGAATTGCTTTTAAGGAGAATTATGCTGTTATCCTTATCTATGTTCCTTTTTATGTAATTTGTCTTTTCCCTTTGGCtgcatttataattttctctttatctttgattttgaGCTTTCTGATTATGGTGCTTCTTGGTATCATTTGTGTTTCTTGTTCCTGGTTTATTAAGCTTCTTGGATATGTGGGTTTATAGTTACCATGAAATTGGTAAACTTTtgagccattatttcttcaaatattttctggaCCCTGACCTCTCCTCTCAAATACTTCAATTACACATATATTATACCACGTGTTGTCCTTCAGGTCACTGATGCTCTTTTCactataaatgattttttttctgcgtAACTTTAGATAGCTTCTATTATGTTTTTAAGTTCTTTAGTCTTCTTCTGCAATGTCTTAGCCACTAATAATCCAATCCACTGCAATTTTCCTCTCAGAAACTAGTTTCCATCTCTAAAAGTTAAATTTGGGATAGAGATATATTTATAtcttaacatatatatacatatatatataaaacatatatatatatataaagcatatatatatacaaaacatatAATTTGGGGATCTCTATATATTCtctatacacatacaaacacatacacatacacacacacacacacacacacacacagcccttccATGTCTCACAAATCAGTCAAATTTTAAGCTTTTCAGCAGCCTCACTGCATCTTTTGAAAAGGACAATGTACCCTAGGCAAAAGCAATGCCACATGTTGAGCCTCTTCCCTGGATTTGTGTCTCCTTCTGAATGTTGATGTGGTATTATACCTCATTGTCTTGTTAGCTCTTTAATACTTTTAGGAAGATGATTTTTTAGTTCTGTACTTCTTTTCAGCTGTCCTCCACAGGAAGGCTGCTCTGAGTTACCTAGCTTCCGTTATCAGAGGAGGAAGTCTCTTCATCAGTCTGATAGTCTTTGTCTTTGAAAAGGGAGATTCAAGCCTATTACATCCAATCTACCTTTTTGTTTTACAGAGAtagggtctatgttgcccaggctagtctcaaactcctgggctcaagcaatcattcaacttcagcttcccaaagtgctgggattctccCCTAGCCCACATTTAATGTAATaatctatctattttattttcttcccctatattaaagttatgtttaaatatttcatgttctttcttctttttcctttttatttttactcatatCATTCAATATGCCTCTTATTA
Encoded proteins:
- the TPGS2 gene encoding tubulin polyglutamylase complex subunit 2 isoform X1; the protein is MEEKASPPPQGCSKPHLEKLTLGITRILESSPGVTEVTIIEKPPAERHMISSWEQKNNCVMPEDVKNFYLMTNGFHMTWSVKLDEHIIPLGSMAINSISKLTQLTQSSMYSLPNAPTLADLEDDTHEASDDQPEKPHFDSRSVIFELDSCNGNGKVCLVYKSGKPALAEDTEIWFLDRALYWHFLTDTFTAYYRLLITHLGLPQWQYAFTSYGISPQAKQWFSMYKPINYNTNLLTEETDSFVNKLDPSKVFKSKNKIIIPKKKGPVQPSGTQKGSSGPSGPSTSSNSKSSSGSGNPVRK
- the TPGS2 gene encoding tubulin polyglutamylase complex subunit 2 isoform X2 encodes the protein MPEDVKNFYLMTNGFHMTWSVKLDEHIIPLGSMAINSISKLTQLTQSSMYSLPNAPTLADLEDDTHEASDDQPEKPHFDSRSVIFELDSCNGNGKVCLVYKSGKPALAEDTEIWFLDRALYWHFLTDTFTAYYRLLITHLGLPQWQYAFTSYGISPQAKQWFSMYKPINYNTNLLTEETDSFVNKLDPSKVFKSKNKIIIPKKKGPVQPSGTQKGSSGPSGPSTSSNSKSSSGSGNPVRK